A section of the Bacillus pumilus genome encodes:
- a CDS encoding tRNA (adenine(22)-N(1))-methyltransferase: MNEMNLSKRLKRVADFLPDEAVFADIGSDHAYLPCYAILHHKAVKAIAGEITEGPLQSAKQQVHRLELDDQISVRKGNGLEVIEKGEVNAVTIAGMGGALIASILNDGKHKLTGHERLILQPNIHAHHIRLWLYQEGYELMGEVILEEDGKIYEIIIAEKGDKDKAYKGMSIQTGMLVGPFLAKEQNDVFRRKWMQELQHMEKIKSQIQQAARTEENKERLEELHVKIKILKEVLTVG; the protein is encoded by the coding sequence ATGAATGAAATGAATTTATCAAAACGATTAAAAAGAGTCGCAGACTTTTTACCAGATGAGGCTGTCTTTGCTGATATCGGCTCAGATCATGCCTATTTGCCGTGCTATGCGATCCTGCATCATAAAGCAGTAAAAGCGATTGCTGGTGAAATAACAGAAGGACCACTTCAATCAGCGAAGCAGCAAGTACATAGACTAGAATTAGATGACCAGATCTCGGTCAGAAAAGGAAATGGCCTTGAAGTCATTGAAAAGGGTGAAGTGAATGCAGTCACGATTGCAGGTATGGGCGGAGCACTCATCGCAAGCATTTTAAATGACGGCAAGCATAAGCTCACAGGGCATGAAAGGCTCATTCTTCAGCCGAATATCCATGCTCACCACATTCGTTTATGGCTCTATCAAGAGGGGTATGAATTGATGGGTGAAGTCATTTTAGAAGAGGATGGCAAAATATACGAAATCATCATCGCCGAAAAAGGCGACAAAGATAAAGCCTATAAAGGGATGTCAATTCAAACCGGCATGCTAGTTGGTCCGTTTCTTGCGAAAGAGCAAAATGACGTCTTCCGGCGCAAGTGGATGCAAGAACTTCAGCATATGGAGAAGATCAAAAGTCAAATCCAGCAGGCAGCACGAACAGAAGAGAACAAGGAGCGCCTTGAAGAGCTGCATGTGAAAATAAAGATTTTAAAGGAGGTTTTGACTGTTGGCTAA
- the cccA gene encoding cytochrome c550, translated as MKRNPLIPFLLIAILGIGLTFFLSMKGLKDEDKIASGGEEQKQEETANATPEELYKQNCLSCHGENYEGGAGPALKGVGDKLEVADIKKKIQEGGNGMPAGLIPNEKLDEMSEWVSKIK; from the coding sequence ATGAAACGGAATCCACTTATACCATTTTTATTGATTGCCATTTTAGGTATTGGACTCACTTTTTTCTTATCAATGAAGGGGTTGAAAGATGAAGACAAAATCGCCTCTGGAGGCGAGGAGCAAAAGCAAGAAGAAACAGCAAATGCGACGCCGGAAGAATTGTATAAACAGAACTGTCTAAGCTGTCACGGGGAAAACTATGAAGGCGGTGCAGGTCCTGCATTAAAAGGTGTTGGAGACAAGCTTGAAGTAGCAGACATTAAGAAGAAAATTCAAGAAGGCGGCAACGGGATGCCAGCCGGGCTAATCCCGAATGAAAAGCTCGATGAAATGTCAGAATGGGTATCCAAAATTAAATAA
- the rpoD gene encoding RNA polymerase sigma factor RpoD — protein MADKQAHETETELTFEQVRDKLTETGKKRGVLTYEEIAERMSSFEIESDQMDEYYEYLGEQGVELISENEETEDPNVQQLAKAEEEFDLNDLSVPPGVKINDPVRMYLKEIGRVNLLSAKEEITYAQKIEEGDEESKRRLAEANLRLVVSIAKRYVGRGMLFLDLIQEGNMGLMKAVEKFDYRKGYKFSTYATWWIRQAITRAIADQARTIRIPVHMVETINKLIRVQRQLLQDLGREPTPEEIAEDMDLTPEKVREILKIAQEPVSLETPIGEEDDSHLGDFIEDQEATSPSDHAAYELLKEQLEDVLDTLTDREENVLRLRFGLDDGRTRTLEEVGKVFGVTRERIRQIEAKALRKLRHPSRSKRLKDFLE, from the coding sequence ATGGCTGATAAACAAGCCCACGAAACCGAAACTGAATTGACCTTTGAACAGGTGAGAGATAAGCTCACTGAAACGGGTAAAAAACGGGGCGTTTTAACATACGAAGAAATTGCAGAGCGTATGTCTAGCTTTGAAATTGAATCAGACCAAATGGATGAATACTATGAATACTTAGGCGAACAGGGTGTAGAGCTCATTAGTGAAAACGAAGAGACAGAAGACCCTAATGTTCAGCAGCTGGCTAAAGCGGAAGAAGAATTTGACCTGAATGATTTAAGCGTACCACCAGGTGTCAAAATTAATGATCCTGTTCGTATGTACTTAAAAGAAATCGGACGCGTCAATTTGTTATCTGCTAAAGAAGAAATTACGTATGCACAAAAGATCGAAGAAGGCGATGAGGAATCAAAAAGAAGATTAGCGGAAGCAAACCTTCGTCTCGTTGTCAGCATCGCGAAACGCTACGTCGGTCGTGGTATGCTGTTCCTGGACTTGATTCAAGAAGGAAACATGGGTCTTATGAAGGCAGTTGAGAAGTTTGATTACCGCAAAGGATACAAATTCTCAACATATGCGACTTGGTGGATTAGACAGGCGATCACGCGTGCGATTGCCGATCAGGCAAGAACAATCAGGATCCCGGTTCATATGGTGGAAACCATTAATAAATTGATCCGTGTTCAAAGACAGCTTCTGCAAGACCTAGGCAGAGAACCAACGCCAGAGGAAATTGCTGAAGACATGGATTTAACGCCAGAAAAGGTTAGAGAAATTCTTAAAATTGCACAAGAGCCAGTATCTTTAGAAACACCTATTGGTGAAGAAGATGACTCGCACCTTGGTGACTTTATTGAAGACCAAGAGGCGACATCTCCATCTGACCATGCTGCATACGAATTGTTAAAAGAGCAGCTTGAAGATGTATTAGACACGCTGACGGACCGTGAAGAAAATGTACTGAGACTACGTTTCGGACTAGATGACGGAAGAACACGTACGTTAGAAGAGGTTGGAAAGGTGTTCGGCGTCACAAGAGAGCGTATCCGCCAAATTGAAGCGAAAGCTCTTCGTAAATTAAGACACCCAAGCAGAAGTAAACGATTAAAAGACTTCTTAGAGTAG
- the dnaG gene encoding DNA primase yields the protein MSKRIPDELLEQIQKNADIVEVIGEYVQLRKQGRNYFGLCPFHGENTPSFSVSADKQIFHCFGCGAGGNVFSFLRQMEGYSFIEAVSHVADKYHIDLPDHVANAQISSSHQEDTADHKMIEAHELLKKFYHHLLVNTKEGQNALDYLRARGFTDETIAKFEIGYALDSWDFVTKFLEKRGFDPAMMEKAGLLIQRENGTGFFDRFRDRVMFPIHDHHGTVVAFSGRSLGDQQPKYMNSPETPLFHKSKLLYHFHDARMHIRKRERAVLFEGFADVISAVTSGVGESVATMGTSLTEEHVKLLRRNVEEIILCYDSDTAGYEATMKASDLLGKRGCKVRVAMIPDGLDPDDYIRKYGGEKFRNDIIDASVTLMTFKMNFFRRGKNLSDEGDRLSYMKQVLREISRLNGSLEQEIYMKQLAGEFSISLDSLKEQLELFEKQQRQEAKSTQEESGLEKRRAHLSTQVRRKRLRPAYENAERMLLAHMLKSDDVIRKVLDRVGIEFNIDSHRALATYIYALYEEGKEPTPQHLMNRIEDDVINQLLTDIFMIQVGDELSEAELSDYVKKVLNHRNLSMIKEKELERAEAERQKDFFKAATLAKEIIQLNRSLK from the coding sequence ATGAGCAAACGTATACCAGATGAACTTTTGGAGCAAATCCAAAAAAACGCAGACATTGTCGAAGTGATTGGAGAATACGTACAGCTTAGAAAGCAAGGTCGAAATTACTTCGGTCTTTGTCCATTCCATGGTGAAAATACTCCTTCATTCTCTGTTTCAGCAGATAAGCAAATCTTCCATTGTTTTGGCTGTGGTGCAGGAGGTAATGTATTTTCGTTCCTCAGACAAATGGAAGGCTACTCATTTATTGAAGCCGTTTCACATGTTGCTGATAAGTACCATATTGATTTGCCTGATCATGTAGCAAATGCTCAGATCAGCTCCTCACATCAAGAGGACACAGCAGATCATAAAATGATTGAAGCGCATGAGCTTCTTAAGAAATTTTACCACCATTTGCTGGTAAATACAAAGGAAGGTCAAAACGCACTCGATTATTTACGGGCGAGAGGCTTTACAGATGAAACAATTGCCAAGTTTGAGATCGGATATGCTCTTGACTCTTGGGATTTCGTGACCAAGTTTTTAGAAAAACGAGGGTTTGATCCTGCGATGATGGAAAAGGCCGGTCTTTTGATTCAACGTGAAAACGGAACAGGCTTTTTTGACCGCTTTAGGGATCGTGTGATGTTTCCTATTCATGATCATCATGGGACAGTCGTCGCTTTTTCCGGAAGATCACTTGGTGATCAGCAGCCCAAGTATATGAATAGTCCTGAAACGCCACTTTTTCATAAAAGTAAGCTGCTTTATCACTTTCATGACGCGCGTATGCATATTCGAAAACGCGAACGTGCGGTTCTTTTTGAAGGATTTGCTGACGTCATCTCAGCTGTCACATCAGGTGTCGGCGAAAGTGTTGCAACAATGGGAACGTCTCTAACAGAAGAGCACGTGAAACTTCTCAGACGGAACGTAGAAGAGATTATTCTTTGCTATGACTCTGACACGGCCGGTTATGAAGCCACCATGAAAGCATCAGATTTGCTTGGAAAAAGAGGATGTAAAGTTCGCGTTGCCATGATACCAGATGGACTTGATCCAGATGATTACATTCGTAAATATGGCGGCGAGAAATTTAGGAATGACATCATAGATGCAAGCGTGACATTAATGACTTTTAAGATGAACTTTTTCCGAAGGGGAAAGAATTTATCTGATGAAGGGGACCGGCTTTCTTATATGAAGCAGGTACTCCGAGAAATTAGCCGGTTAAACGGTTCCTTGGAACAAGAGATTTACATGAAACAGCTTGCTGGAGAGTTCTCGATCTCACTTGATTCATTAAAGGAACAACTGGAGCTGTTTGAAAAACAGCAGCGTCAAGAGGCCAAAAGCACGCAGGAAGAAAGCGGGCTTGAAAAACGGCGTGCACATCTGTCAACACAAGTACGAAGAAAACGTCTGCGCCCAGCATATGAAAATGCAGAGCGAATGCTGCTTGCTCATATGTTAAAAAGCGATGACGTGATCCGTAAAGTACTGGACAGAGTAGGGATTGAATTTAATATAGATTCTCACAGGGCGCTTGCCACATACATTTACGCTTTGTATGAAGAAGGCAAAGAACCAACGCCGCAGCACCTGATGAACCGTATAGAAGATGATGTCATCAATCAGCTTCTGACAGATATATTCATGATTCAAGTTGGAGACGAACTGAGTGAAGCTGAATTAAGTGATTATGTAAAAAAAGTGTTGAATCATCGGAATTTGTCAATGATAAAGGAAAAAGAACTAGAACGTGCAGAAGCGGAGAGGCAAAAAGATTTCTTCAAAGCGGCAACACTTGCAAAAGAAATTATTCAGTTGAACCGTTCGCTGAAGTAA
- a CDS encoding YaiI/YqxD family protein produces MEGWRISHLNEHKHERTIYVDADACPVKDEILSVASQFQIPVTFIASYEHFQTKRSPLEDWRFVDTHKEAADLVIANSVAAHDIVVTQDIGLASLLLPRQVIVLSERGRMYTNETIDFDLERRHVSSKQRRKGVYGKGPKKLLEEDKKRFIAQLQKILSNHEGFLN; encoded by the coding sequence GTGGAGGGATGGAGAATTAGTCACCTGAATGAACATAAACATGAGAGGACGATTTATGTCGATGCAGATGCTTGTCCTGTAAAAGACGAAATCCTTTCTGTTGCATCTCAATTTCAAATACCAGTGACATTCATTGCTTCATATGAGCATTTTCAAACCAAAAGATCTCCACTTGAAGATTGGCGGTTTGTAGATACACATAAGGAAGCAGCGGATTTAGTCATTGCGAACTCAGTTGCCGCACATGATATTGTCGTCACCCAAGACATTGGTCTTGCCTCCTTACTACTTCCAAGACAGGTCATTGTCCTGTCTGAAAGAGGACGGATGTACACGAACGAAACAATTGATTTTGATTTGGAACGCAGGCATGTTTCCAGTAAACAGCGAAGAAAAGGTGTATACGGAAAAGGTCCCAAAAAGCTTTTAGAAGAGGATAAAAAGCGATTTATTGCGCAACTACAAAAAATCCTGTCGAATCATGAAGGATTTTTGAATTAA
- a CDS encoding pyruvate, water dikinase regulatory protein translates to MSNRVIFVVSDSVGETAELVVKAALSQFDGGSSDHSNIRRIPYVEDVGTIKEVISLAKADNGIVCFTLVVPEMRQFLIEEAEANGVVYYDIIGPLIDKMETAYGNEAKHEPGRVRQLDEDYFKKVEAIEFAVKYDDGRDPRGILKADIVLIGVSRTSKTPLSQYLAHKRLKVANVPIVPEVDPPEELFSVDPKKCIGLKISPDKLNHIRKERLKSLGLNDRAIYANIERIKEELEYFEKVVDRINCQVVDVSNKAVEETANVIHQMLTKRGSE, encoded by the coding sequence ATGAGTAATCGCGTAATTTTTGTGGTATCAGATTCAGTAGGAGAAACGGCAGAGCTCGTAGTCAAAGCGGCACTTAGCCAATTTGATGGCGGCTCATCAGACCATTCAAATATTAGAAGAATCCCGTATGTAGAGGATGTCGGTACGATTAAAGAAGTCATTTCACTGGCGAAAGCAGATAACGGAATCGTCTGCTTTACGCTTGTTGTGCCAGAAATGCGCCAATTCTTAATTGAAGAGGCAGAAGCAAACGGAGTCGTTTATTATGACATCATCGGACCACTGATCGACAAGATGGAGACTGCTTATGGAAATGAAGCGAAACATGAGCCGGGGCGTGTACGTCAATTAGATGAGGACTATTTTAAAAAGGTTGAAGCCATTGAGTTCGCAGTGAAGTATGATGACGGCAGAGACCCAAGAGGCATTCTAAAGGCTGATATTGTACTCATCGGTGTATCACGTACATCTAAGACACCACTATCTCAATACTTGGCGCATAAACGGCTGAAGGTAGCGAACGTTCCAATTGTTCCTGAAGTAGATCCGCCAGAGGAGTTATTTTCAGTTGATCCAAAGAAATGCATCGGTCTGAAAATCAGTCCAGACAAACTCAATCATATTCGTAAAGAGCGATTGAAATCTCTAGGTTTAAATGATCGCGCAATTTATGCGAACATTGAACGGATTAAAGAAGAGCTAGAGTATTTTGAAAAAGTGGTGGACCGCATTAACTGTCAAGTTGTTGATGTATCCAATAAAGCAGTTGAAGAAACGGCAAATGTCATTCATCAAATGCTGACCAAAAGAGGTTCCGAATAA
- a CDS encoding helix-turn-helix transcriptional regulator: MSTIELNKRQEQILQIVKENGPITGEHIADRLNLTRATLRPDLAILTMSGFLEARPRVGYFFTGKTGTQLLADKLKKLQVKDFQSIPVVIHENVSVYDAICTMFLEDVGTLFVVDDHSILTGVLSRKDLLRASIGKQELPSIPVHIIMTRMPNITVCRKEDFIMDVAKHLIEKQIDALPVIKDTDKGFEVVGRITKTNMTKILVSLSENEII, encoded by the coding sequence GTGAGTACAATCGAGTTAAATAAACGGCAAGAGCAGATTTTACAGATTGTCAAAGAGAATGGTCCGATCACTGGAGAGCATATCGCCGATCGTCTGAACTTAACGAGGGCGACCCTCAGACCGGATTTAGCCATATTAACGATGTCAGGCTTTTTAGAAGCAAGACCAAGGGTCGGTTACTTTTTCACAGGAAAAACAGGCACGCAGCTTTTAGCAGATAAGCTGAAAAAACTTCAAGTGAAAGATTTTCAATCCATTCCAGTGGTGATACATGAGAATGTTTCGGTTTATGATGCGATTTGTACGATGTTTTTAGAGGATGTGGGCACATTATTCGTTGTGGACGATCACTCTATTTTAACAGGCGTGTTGTCAAGGAAGGACCTTCTTCGCGCAAGTATTGGAAAACAGGAGCTTCCATCAATCCCTGTCCATATTATTATGACAAGAATGCCGAACATCACCGTTTGCCGCAAGGAAGATTTCATTATGGATGTGGCTAAGCACTTGATTGAAAAGCAGATAGATGCACTTCCTGTTATAAAAGATACGGATAAAGGCTTTGAAGTGGTCGGCAGAATTACAAAAACAAACATGACGAAAATACTTGTTAGCTTATCAGAGAACGAAATAATCTAA
- the glyS gene encoding glycine--tRNA ligase subunit beta, translated as MNKQDVLLEIGLEEMPARFMSESTKQLGEKVKAWFKTQNISFEDVTLFNSPRRLAVLVTGVAEKQEDIKEEAKGPAKKIAQDAEGNWTKAAEGFARGQGASTDDLYFKEIKGVDYVHVQKFEEGKQVKDLLPALGEIATSLSFPKNMRWGSKDLRYIRPIKWIVCLFGEEIVPVDIAGVKSGRETRGHRFLGKAAIIDSPASYEQTLRDQFVIADSDKRKQAITEQLNALASEKGWVIPVDPELLEEVNNLVEYPTVLSGSFEEEFLALPEEVLVTTMKEHQRYFPVKNEQGELLPHFNTVRNGNSEALENVARGNEKVLRARLSDAAFFYKEDEKLVIEDNIKKLDKVVFHEKLGTIGDKLKRVTNIATRLAAHVGADEETTERVARAASISKFDLVTQMVYEFPELQGIMGEKYAKALGEHEEVAKSINEHYMPRFAGDEAPSTLIGAIVAIADKLDSICSFFSIDVIPTGSQDPYGLRRQASGIVQILLDRHWNISFKELLALAQVEEAHETALIEFLTHRLKYVLQAEHIRHDVVDAVLDVEDIEPYAVVKKAAVLEESVKQESFKETAEALGRVISISKKGEDAEIQPELFENEHEQKLYEAYQQVETAVKEHVAAGQYSAALEALDTLKTPIVHYFDHTMVHADDEKLKRNRLAQMVKLAKVIQSFANMNNLIVK; from the coding sequence ATGAATAAACAAGATGTATTACTCGAAATCGGCTTAGAAGAGATGCCGGCTCGCTTCATGTCAGAAAGCACAAAGCAGCTAGGCGAAAAAGTAAAAGCGTGGTTTAAAACGCAAAACATTTCATTTGAAGATGTTACTCTATTTAACTCACCAAGACGTCTTGCTGTACTTGTGACAGGTGTCGCAGAAAAACAAGAAGACATCAAAGAAGAAGCAAAAGGTCCGGCTAAAAAGATTGCGCAAGATGCGGAAGGCAACTGGACAAAAGCTGCGGAAGGTTTTGCCCGCGGACAAGGTGCTTCAACAGATGATCTCTATTTTAAAGAGATCAAAGGAGTGGATTATGTCCATGTGCAGAAGTTTGAAGAAGGAAAACAAGTTAAAGACCTTCTGCCAGCATTAGGTGAGATCGCCACTTCATTAAGTTTTCCAAAGAACATGAGATGGGGAAGCAAAGATTTACGCTACATCCGTCCGATTAAATGGATTGTTTGTTTATTTGGAGAGGAGATTGTACCTGTTGACATTGCTGGGGTGAAAAGCGGCCGTGAGACAAGAGGCCACCGTTTCCTTGGTAAGGCAGCGATCATCGACTCACCTGCTTCTTATGAGCAAACATTGCGCGATCAATTTGTCATTGCAGATTCAGATAAAAGAAAACAAGCCATTACCGAGCAGCTAAATGCTCTAGCTTCAGAAAAAGGATGGGTGATTCCTGTTGATCCTGAGCTTCTAGAAGAGGTCAACAATCTTGTAGAATACCCAACGGTGCTATCGGGTTCCTTTGAAGAAGAATTCCTTGCATTACCGGAAGAAGTATTGGTAACGACAATGAAAGAGCATCAGCGTTATTTCCCTGTGAAAAATGAGCAAGGGGAATTATTGCCGCACTTTAATACGGTGAGAAATGGAAACAGTGAAGCGCTTGAAAATGTCGCAAGAGGGAACGAAAAAGTACTTCGTGCACGTTTATCAGATGCTGCCTTCTTCTATAAAGAAGACGAAAAACTAGTCATTGAAGACAATATTAAGAAGCTTGATAAGGTCGTATTCCATGAGAAACTTGGCACAATTGGCGACAAGCTAAAGAGAGTGACTAACATTGCGACGCGTTTAGCAGCACATGTCGGTGCGGATGAGGAAACGACAGAGCGTGTGGCAAGAGCGGCAAGTATTTCGAAATTTGACCTTGTGACTCAAATGGTCTATGAATTCCCAGAATTACAAGGAATCATGGGCGAGAAATATGCAAAAGCACTTGGCGAACATGAAGAAGTGGCTAAAAGCATCAACGAGCACTATATGCCGCGCTTTGCCGGTGATGAGGCGCCTTCCACTTTAATTGGTGCAATTGTGGCAATAGCCGATAAGCTGGATTCGATTTGTTCCTTCTTCTCAATTGATGTCATTCCAACCGGCTCTCAAGATCCTTATGGACTAAGAAGACAAGCGAGCGGTATCGTTCAAATTCTGCTTGATCGTCATTGGAATATTTCATTCAAAGAGCTTTTGGCACTTGCTCAAGTAGAAGAAGCACACGAAACTGCTCTCATTGAATTTTTAACACATCGTTTAAAATATGTCCTCCAAGCAGAGCATATTCGTCATGATGTTGTCGATGCAGTGCTAGATGTTGAAGATATTGAACCTTATGCAGTTGTGAAAAAAGCAGCTGTTCTTGAAGAGAGCGTGAAACAAGAAAGCTTCAAAGAAACAGCAGAAGCATTAGGACGCGTCATTTCAATCAGTAAAAAAGGTGAAGACGCAGAGATTCAGCCTGAGCTGTTTGAAAATGAGCATGAACAAAAGCTATATGAGGCGTATCAGCAAGTAGAGACAGCCGTCAAGGAACATGTAGCAGCAGGTCAATACAGCGCAGCACTTGAGGCACTTGATACGTTAAAAACACCGATTGTTCATTATTTCGATCACACAATGGTTCATGCAGATGATGAAAAGCTGAAGCGAAATCGTTTGGCACAAATGGTCAAACTAGCTAAAGTCATTCAATCATTTGCGAATATGAACAATTTAATTGTAAAATAA
- the glyQ gene encoding glycine--tRNA ligase subunit alpha, producing the protein MNIQDMILTLQKHWSNEGCVLMQAYDTEKGAGTMSPYTFLRSIGPEPWKVAYVEPSRRPADGRYGENPNRLYQHHQFQVIIKPSPDNIQELYLESLKALGIDPLKHDIRFVEDNWENPSLGCAGLGWEVWLDGMEITQFTYFQQVGGLECKPVSVEITYGIERLASYIQDKENVFDLEWTDGFTVRDLFLMAEYEHSVYTFETSNTDMLFELFTTYEKEAHSQMDKGLVHPAYDYVLKCSHTFNLLDAKGAISVTERTGYIGRVRQLARKVAKTYYEEREKLGFPMLKEEAASHE; encoded by the coding sequence TTGAATATTCAAGACATGATTTTGACGCTGCAAAAGCATTGGTCAAATGAAGGCTGCGTATTAATGCAGGCGTATGACACAGAAAAAGGTGCCGGAACGATGAGTCCATACACGTTCCTCAGAAGCATTGGCCCAGAGCCGTGGAAGGTAGCGTATGTTGAGCCTTCAAGACGCCCAGCTGATGGCAGATATGGAGAAAACCCAAATAGATTGTATCAGCATCATCAATTCCAAGTGATCATTAAGCCGTCACCTGACAATATTCAAGAACTGTATCTTGAATCATTGAAAGCGCTTGGTATTGACCCGCTGAAACATGATATTCGTTTTGTCGAAGACAACTGGGAAAACCCATCTCTTGGCTGTGCAGGACTTGGCTGGGAAGTATGGCTTGATGGAATGGAAATCACCCAATTCACATATTTCCAGCAAGTCGGCGGTTTGGAATGTAAGCCTGTTTCCGTTGAAATCACATACGGTATTGAACGTCTTGCTTCCTACATTCAGGACAAAGAAAATGTCTTCGATCTTGAATGGACTGACGGATTCACGGTCAGAGATTTATTCCTAATGGCTGAATATGAGCACTCTGTTTATACATTTGAAACATCTAATACTGACATGTTGTTTGAGCTATTTACGACCTATGAGAAGGAAGCGCATAGCCAAATGGACAAAGGACTTGTTCACCCAGCATACGATTATGTGCTCAAATGCTCTCATACGTTTAACCTGCTCGATGCAAAGGGCGCAATTTCTGTTACTGAGCGAACTGGATATATCGGAAGAGTGCGCCAGTTAGCAAGAAAAGTAGCCAAAACCTATTATGAAGAACGAGAAAAATTGGGATTCCCTATGCTAAAAGAGGAGGCGGCTTCTCATGAATAA
- the recO gene encoding DNA repair protein RecO: protein MLIKSEGIVLRTTDYGETNKIVTLLTREHGKIGVMARGAKKSNSRLSAISQPFLYGTFLIQSSTGLGTLQQGEMIESMRTIREDLFLTAYAAYMTELLDKGTEEKKPNPYLFELLLQSLRHLNEGTDADIILFIVEVKMLSVMGMKPELDQCVHCGQKEGQFHFSIRDNGFICQNCFSKDPYKLPLSPAAARLLRLFHYFDLSRLGQVDVKPQTKQEIRQVLDHYYDEYSGLYLKSKKFMNQMESMKKLMGGENKS from the coding sequence ATGCTCATTAAAAGTGAAGGAATCGTCCTTAGAACAACAGATTATGGCGAAACAAACAAAATTGTCACGCTGCTCACTAGAGAACATGGGAAAATTGGTGTGATGGCAAGAGGCGCAAAAAAATCAAACAGCCGCCTGTCAGCCATAAGCCAGCCGTTTTTATACGGAACCTTCCTGATCCAATCATCAACAGGACTTGGAACGCTCCAGCAAGGTGAAATGATTGAAAGTATGCGGACCATTCGGGAAGATTTATTTTTGACCGCATATGCCGCATACATGACAGAATTACTCGATAAAGGCACAGAAGAAAAAAAGCCAAACCCTTATTTGTTTGAGCTCTTGCTTCAATCTCTGCGTCATCTGAATGAAGGCACAGATGCTGATATTATCTTATTTATCGTAGAGGTTAAAATGTTATCAGTGATGGGGATGAAGCCCGAACTTGATCAATGTGTTCATTGTGGTCAAAAAGAAGGGCAGTTTCATTTCTCAATTAGAGATAACGGCTTCATTTGCCAAAATTGCTTTTCTAAAGATCCGTATAAACTGCCCTTATCCCCAGCAGCTGCAAGGCTGCTCCGTTTATTTCATTATTTTGATTTATCAAGGCTCGGTCAGGTTGATGTGAAACCGCAAACGAAACAAGAAATTCGTCAAGTGCTCGACCACTACTATGACGAGTATTCAGGCCTTTATTTGAAATCAAAAAAATTCATGAATCAAATGGAATCCATGAAAAAGCTCATGGGCGGGGAAAACAAAAGTTGA
- a CDS encoding YqzL family protein: protein MLNFTWNVFSQTGSVDTYLLFKELEKENLERPDVLEEEIARFDFPIL, encoded by the coding sequence ATGTTGAATTTTACATGGAACGTATTTTCACAAACAGGAAGCGTTGACACGTATCTGCTTTTCAAAGAGTTAGAAAAGGAGAACCTGGAAAGACCCGATGTACTTGAAGAAGAGATAGCACGATTTGATTTTCCAATCTTATAA